One window of the Peromyscus maniculatus bairdii isolate BWxNUB_F1_BW_parent chromosome 18, HU_Pman_BW_mat_3.1, whole genome shotgun sequence genome contains the following:
- the Metap2 gene encoding methionine aminopeptidase 2 isoform X2, which yields MAAVEEEEAASFGSHLNGDLDPDDREEGTSSTAEEAAKKKRRKKKKGKGAVSVQQEPEKESGASVEEVAGQLERQALDEKERDDDDEDGDGDGDGAAGKKKKKKKKKRGPKVQTDPPSVPICDLYPNGVFPKGQECEYPPTQDGRTAAWRTTSEEKKALDQASEEIWNDFREAAEAHRQVRKYVMSWIKPGMTMIEICEKLEDCSRKLIKENGLNAGLAFPTGCSLNNCAAHYTPNAGDTTVLQYDDICKIDFGTHISGRIIDCAFTVTFNPKYDILLKAVKDATNTGIKCAGIDVRLCDVGEAIQEVMESYEVEIDGKTYQVKPIRNLNGHSIGPYRIHAGKTVPIVKGGEATRMEEGEVYAIETFGSTGKGVVHDDMECSHYMKNFDVGHVPIRLPRTKHLLNVINENFGTLAFCRRWLDRLGESKYLMALKNLCDLGIVDPYPPLCDIKGSYTAQFEHTILLRPTCKEVVSRGDDY from the exons ATGGCGGccgtggaggaggaggaggcagcgtCCTTCGGGAGCCACCTGAACGGCGACCTCGACCCGGACGACCGGGAAGAGGGGACCTCCAGCACGGCCGAGGAGGCCGCCAAGAAGAAAAGacggaagaagaagaagggcaaaGGGGCCGTGTCAG TGCAACAAGAACCTGAGAAAGAATCAGGAGCTTCCGTAGAGGAGGTAGCAGGACAGCTGGAAAGACAAGCCTTGGATGAGAAAGAgcgggatgatgatgatgaag ATGGAGATGGAGACGGAGATGGAGccgctgggaagaagaagaaaaagaagaagaagaagagaggac CAAAAGTGCAGACAGACCCTCCCTCAGTTCCAATATGTGACCTGTATCCTAATGGTGTATTTCCCAAAGGACAAGAGTGTGAATACCCACCCACCCAAGATGG GCGAACAGCTGCTTGGAGAACtacaagtgaagaaaaaaaagcattagaCCAGGCTAGTGAAGAGATTTGGAACGATTTCCGAGAAGCTGCCGAAGCACATCGGCAAGTTAGGAAATACGTTATGAGCTGGATCAAGCCTGGGATGACAATGATAGAGATCTG TGAGAAGTTGGAAGACTGTTCTCGAAAGCTGATAAAGGAGAATGGGTTAAATGCAGGCCTGGCATTTCCCACGGGCTGTTCTCTCAACAACTGTGCTGCACATTACACTCCCAACGCTGGTGACACAACAGTCTTACAGTACGATGACATCTGTAAGATAGACTTCGGGACACACATAAGTG gtAGAATAATTGATTGTGCTTTCACTGTTACTTTTAATCCCAAATATGATATATTATTAAAAGCTGTAAAAGATGCTACTAATACTGGAATAAAG TGTGCTGGGATTGATGTTCGTCTCTGTGATGTTGGTGAAGCCATTCAAGAAGTTATGGAGTCCTATGAAGTAGAAATAGATGGGAAGACTTATCAAG TGAAACCCATCCGTAATCTAAATGGACATTCAATTGGGCCTTACAGAATACACGCTGGGAAGACGGTGCCCATTGTGAAAGGAGGGGAGGCTACGAGGATGGAG GAAGGAGAGGTGTATGCCATTGAAACCTTTGGTAGCACAGGAAAGGGTGTTGTTCATGATGACATGGAATGTTCACACTACATGAAGAATTTTGATGTGGGACATGTGCCAATAAG gCTTCCAAGAACAAAACATTTGTTAAATGTCATCAATGAAAACTTTGGCACTCTTGCCTTCTGCCGCAGATGGCTGGATCGCTTGGGAGAAAGTAAATACTTAATGGCTCTGAAGAATCTGTGTGACTTGGGCATAGTGGATCCATACCCACCATTATGTGACATTAAAGGATCATACACGGCACAGTTCGAACACACCATACTGTTGCGTCCAACTTGTAAAGAAGTTGTCAGCAGAGGAGATGACTATTAA
- the Metap2 gene encoding methionine aminopeptidase 2 isoform X1 has product MAAVEEEEAASFGSHLNGDLDPDDREEGTSSTAEEAAKKKRRKKKKGKGAVSAVQQEPEKESGASVEEVAGQLERQALDEKERDDDDEDGDGDGDGAAGKKKKKKKKKRGPKVQTDPPSVPICDLYPNGVFPKGQECEYPPTQDGRTAAWRTTSEEKKALDQASEEIWNDFREAAEAHRQVRKYVMSWIKPGMTMIEICEKLEDCSRKLIKENGLNAGLAFPTGCSLNNCAAHYTPNAGDTTVLQYDDICKIDFGTHISGRIIDCAFTVTFNPKYDILLKAVKDATNTGIKCAGIDVRLCDVGEAIQEVMESYEVEIDGKTYQVKPIRNLNGHSIGPYRIHAGKTVPIVKGGEATRMEEGEVYAIETFGSTGKGVVHDDMECSHYMKNFDVGHVPIRLPRTKHLLNVINENFGTLAFCRRWLDRLGESKYLMALKNLCDLGIVDPYPPLCDIKGSYTAQFEHTILLRPTCKEVVSRGDDY; this is encoded by the exons ATGGCGGccgtggaggaggaggaggcagcgtCCTTCGGGAGCCACCTGAACGGCGACCTCGACCCGGACGACCGGGAAGAGGGGACCTCCAGCACGGCCGAGGAGGCCGCCAAGAAGAAAAGacggaagaagaagaagggcaaaGGGGCCGTGTCAG CAGTGCAACAAGAACCTGAGAAAGAATCAGGAGCTTCCGTAGAGGAGGTAGCAGGACAGCTGGAAAGACAAGCCTTGGATGAGAAAGAgcgggatgatgatgatgaag ATGGAGATGGAGACGGAGATGGAGccgctgggaagaagaagaaaaagaagaagaagaagagaggac CAAAAGTGCAGACAGACCCTCCCTCAGTTCCAATATGTGACCTGTATCCTAATGGTGTATTTCCCAAAGGACAAGAGTGTGAATACCCACCCACCCAAGATGG GCGAACAGCTGCTTGGAGAACtacaagtgaagaaaaaaaagcattagaCCAGGCTAGTGAAGAGATTTGGAACGATTTCCGAGAAGCTGCCGAAGCACATCGGCAAGTTAGGAAATACGTTATGAGCTGGATCAAGCCTGGGATGACAATGATAGAGATCTG TGAGAAGTTGGAAGACTGTTCTCGAAAGCTGATAAAGGAGAATGGGTTAAATGCAGGCCTGGCATTTCCCACGGGCTGTTCTCTCAACAACTGTGCTGCACATTACACTCCCAACGCTGGTGACACAACAGTCTTACAGTACGATGACATCTGTAAGATAGACTTCGGGACACACATAAGTG gtAGAATAATTGATTGTGCTTTCACTGTTACTTTTAATCCCAAATATGATATATTATTAAAAGCTGTAAAAGATGCTACTAATACTGGAATAAAG TGTGCTGGGATTGATGTTCGTCTCTGTGATGTTGGTGAAGCCATTCAAGAAGTTATGGAGTCCTATGAAGTAGAAATAGATGGGAAGACTTATCAAG TGAAACCCATCCGTAATCTAAATGGACATTCAATTGGGCCTTACAGAATACACGCTGGGAAGACGGTGCCCATTGTGAAAGGAGGGGAGGCTACGAGGATGGAG GAAGGAGAGGTGTATGCCATTGAAACCTTTGGTAGCACAGGAAAGGGTGTTGTTCATGATGACATGGAATGTTCACACTACATGAAGAATTTTGATGTGGGACATGTGCCAATAAG gCTTCCAAGAACAAAACATTTGTTAAATGTCATCAATGAAAACTTTGGCACTCTTGCCTTCTGCCGCAGATGGCTGGATCGCTTGGGAGAAAGTAAATACTTAATGGCTCTGAAGAATCTGTGTGACTTGGGCATAGTGGATCCATACCCACCATTATGTGACATTAAAGGATCATACACGGCACAGTTCGAACACACCATACTGTTGCGTCCAACTTGTAAAGAAGTTGTCAGCAGAGGAGATGACTATTAA